In Gammaproteobacteria bacterium, a genomic segment contains:
- a CDS encoding DUF721 domain-containing protein, giving the protein MKKVSQIISSTNEQLSKLVTAEGKLRELKHELTQVSFLKAHYDAYKIIKFSQGILYLSTSSAALATQLRYAIPEIMRGLQNKLPNVGLVSIQCKVSTFTQPKQPSSIYKKSQVKIISQKTRAKISNLSETVSSKELSDALKRLVD; this is encoded by the coding sequence GTGAAAAAAGTTTCTCAAATTATTAGTAGTACAAATGAACAACTCTCCAAGCTTGTCACGGCTGAAGGTAAGTTAAGAGAACTCAAACATGAATTGACGCAAGTGAGCTTTTTAAAAGCACATTATGATGCTTATAAAATAATCAAATTTTCTCAGGGAATCCTTTATTTGAGCACGTCAAGCGCAGCTCTAGCCACCCAACTGCGATATGCGATTCCTGAAATTATGCGTGGGCTACAAAATAAGTTGCCAAATGTCGGCCTGGTTTCCATTCAGTGCAAAGTCAGCACCTTTACCCAGCCAAAACAGCCATCTAGTATTTATAAAAAGTCTCAAGTGAAGATTATCAGTCAGAAAACAAGAGCAAAGATCTCTAACTTGTCAGAAACGGTAAGCTCAAAAGAGCTAAGTGACGCGCTAAAACGGCTAGTGGACTAA
- a CDS encoding DUF1640 domain-containing protein gives MSHTIAFDTLKFVRRLEKSGIKQEQAEAIAHAMNDVFEENLSANIFTKQDGQLLTLEIENKLSKLETRLVLWFVGLLLMQNALVFGLFKLVH, from the coding sequence ATACACTAAAATTTGTTAGACGTTTGGAAAAATCGGGGATTAAGCAAGAGCAGGCTGAGGCCATTGCTCATGCTATGAATGACGTTTTTGAAGAAAATTTAAGTGCTAATATATTCACAAAACAGGATGGTCAGCTTCTTACTCTTGAAATTGAAAATAAACTTAGCAAACTTGAAACGCGATTGGTACTTTGGTTTGTTGGCTTGTTATTAATGCAAAATGCTTTAGTTTTTGGCTTATTCAAATTAGTCCACTAG